A genomic window from Anthocerotibacter panamensis C109 includes:
- a CDS encoding Uma2 family endonuclease: MVLSTPTTQYPTGDGQPVAESYVHFWAIATIAQVLTQYMETQPTPDSPAWAQAMPKPRYREHPGTVLANQFLYYAQGYPRLRVAPDVMVIFDVQSGGRDSYKIWEEKEVPAVIFEVTSAKTQEQDQYSKRDLYEQMGVEEYWLFDPKGEWIPEQLRGYRLSGEAYVLNQEKISHQLGLRLEVAGALLNFYRLSDGEKLRTLSEVTEQAAFERQRAERLAQRLRELGVEPEEP; the protein is encoded by the coding sequence ATGGTTTTATCCACACCCACTACTCAGTACCCCACAGGGGATGGTCAACCTGTGGCTGAAAGCTATGTCCATTTCTGGGCTATTGCCACCATTGCCCAGGTGCTCACGCAATACATGGAAACTCAGCCTACCCCCGATAGCCCCGCGTGGGCGCAAGCCATGCCCAAACCCCGCTACCGAGAACATCCGGGAACCGTTCTTGCCAACCAATTCCTATACTATGCCCAGGGCTATCCCCGACTACGGGTGGCTCCTGATGTCATGGTGATTTTTGATGTGCAATCTGGAGGGCGGGATAGTTACAAAATCTGGGAGGAGAAAGAGGTTCCAGCCGTAATTTTTGAAGTGACCTCTGCCAAGACCCAGGAGCAGGACCAATATTCCAAGCGGGATCTGTACGAGCAGATGGGTGTGGAGGAGTATTGGCTGTTTGACCCCAAGGGTGAATGGATTCCTGAACAGTTGCGGGGCTATCGGTTGAGCGGTGAAGCGTATGTGCTGAACCAAGAAAAAATCAGTCATCAACTGGGATTGCGGTTGGAAGTAGCAGGAGCATTGCTGAACTTTTATCGGTTAAGTGATGGTGAAAAGCTCCGAACACTGTCCGAAGTAACAGAGCAAGCAGCATTTGAGCGGCAACGGGCTGAACGGTTAGCCCAACGTCTGCGGGAATTAGGAGTGGAACCGGAAGAGCCCTAA